From a region of the Paraburkholderia caribensis genome:
- a CDS encoding beta-keto acid cleavage family enzyme, with translation MSDTSRKVIISCAITGATHVPSMSEHLPITPAQIRDQAIEAAEAGAAIIHLHARDPNDGRPTPSPEIFKAFVPAIAEATDAVINITTGGSTRMTLEERLAYPRLAKPEMCSLNMGSMNFSIHPVAAKIASWRYGWEKDYVEGMEDMIFRNTFKDIRNILLELGDNGTRFEFECYDVGHLYNLAHFVEQGLVKPPFFIQSVFGILGGLGTDPENMVVMRSTADRLFGRENYQFSVLGAGRHQMPLVTMSAILGGNVRVGLEDSVYLSKGVKAETNAQQVRKIRRILEELSFEIATPADARKMLGLKGADKVTL, from the coding sequence ATGAGCGACACCAGCCGCAAGGTCATCATTTCGTGTGCGATCACGGGCGCAACTCACGTGCCGTCGATGTCCGAACATCTCCCCATCACGCCCGCGCAAATCCGGGACCAGGCCATCGAAGCGGCTGAAGCCGGGGCCGCGATCATTCATCTGCACGCACGCGATCCCAATGACGGCCGCCCCACGCCGAGCCCGGAGATCTTCAAGGCCTTCGTGCCCGCAATCGCCGAAGCGACCGACGCCGTCATCAACATCACGACAGGCGGCAGCACGCGCATGACGCTCGAAGAACGTCTCGCGTATCCGCGACTCGCAAAGCCCGAAATGTGCTCGTTGAACATGGGCTCGATGAACTTCTCGATTCATCCCGTCGCGGCAAAGATTGCGTCGTGGCGTTACGGCTGGGAAAAGGATTACGTCGAAGGCATGGAAGACATGATCTTCCGCAATACCTTCAAGGACATTCGCAACATTCTTCTGGAGTTGGGAGACAACGGCACGCGCTTCGAATTCGAGTGCTATGACGTGGGGCATCTGTACAACCTTGCGCATTTCGTCGAACAAGGGCTTGTCAAGCCGCCGTTCTTCATTCAATCGGTGTTCGGCATTCTGGGCGGTTTGGGCACGGACCCGGAAAACATGGTCGTGATGCGCTCGACGGCGGACCGGCTGTTCGGCCGCGAGAACTATCAGTTCTCCGTTCTCGGCGCGGGCCGTCACCAGATGCCGCTCGTCACCATGAGCGCGATCCTGGGCGGTAACGTTCGCGTGGGCCTCGAAGACAGCGTGTATTTGTCGAAGGGTGTGAAGGCGGAGACGAACGCGCAACAGGTCCGTAAAATCCGCCGCATTCTCGAAGAACTGTCGTTCGAGATCGCCACGCCCGCGGACGCGCGCAAGATGCTGGGACTCAAAGGCGCCGACAAGGTAACGCTCTAG